Within Gilvibacter sp. SZ-19, the genomic segment TCCTGAGGCTGAGCTCATTATGGCAGGCCCTGGAGATAACGCCACACGAAATTCTTGCAAGAGGCTGGCCGAGGAATTAGGTGTTGACGTGACTTTTTATGACCGCATCGACCAGGAGCAATGGCGAGCAATCGGAACTCAAGCAGGAATCTTTCTCAATACCAGTACTGCAGATAATCAACCACTTTCTGTTCTAGAAGCTCAAGCCATGGGCTTAGCGGTGGTATCTACTGAGGTGGGAGGGATGCGGTACATGGTCACCGAGGGCGAAGACGGATTATTAGTGCCTTCAAATGACAGCCAAGCAATGGCTGCAGCGATAAAGAAAATTCTCGCTTCTGATGCACTTGGGCAGCGACTAAGAAATAATGCTATGGCAAGGGCAGCAACTAATGATTGGCCAATTATAGTTGCGGCCTGGAAGTCCGTTTTAAATTAGATTCTTATTTTTATCGCGCATTGACCCCCTAACATGACCAAAAAATCCAACATTCACTTTGATATTTCCGAACGTAAGGTTCTCTTGCGTATTCTTGATATACTCTGTGTTTTGGCTTTGCTCTACGGGGTTGGACTGGTCTTCGACTTCGACTATTTTATCATCAATTCGGAGCATTGGTTTTGGTCTATAGTCTTGGCAATCTATCTTACTGTTTTTGCGACCATCTTTGAATTGTACGACCTTCAGAAAGCCAGTAATTTCGAGGTGGTGGTCAAGAATATAATTCTGACCTCTTCGGTCACGGTTTTGTTCTATTTATTAACGCCTTTCTTTTCTCCGGAGCTGCCAGAGAATCGTATCCAGATCGTTTATTTTTATTTGGCTATCAACATTGCTTTGTTCCTTTGGCGTTATGCCTATATCTCCTTGATTGCTACGCCTCGGTTTTTTAAGCGCGTGCTACTTGTTAGCGATGCTTCGGAGGTAGAAGTGGTAGCTTCTGTGCTACATAAAGTAGATCCGAATTACAAGGTGATCGGTTTTGTCAATACAGACACTAAGGCTTACAAACCACTAGAAATTGGTAGTTTGGAGGAGTTTCAGGGAAAAGATCTAAAACAAGCCGTTACCGATCATTTCATCTCAGAGATCGTGGTTTGTACTCCGCAAGCTAAAGGGATCAAAAGAGGTATTTATAACGAACTTATAGAGCTCCTAGAAAGCGGTTTCCCTATCCGAGAGTACACCCAAGTTTACGAAGAGCTTTCTAAACGAGTTCCGGTACAGCATGTAGACAAGGATTTTTACAGATATTTTCCATTTAGCAGAAGTAACCAGAACAAATTATACTTGTTCTTTCACCGTGTATTAGATCTGCTTTTCTCTACCATTGGCTTACTCTTTGGGGTATTGATCTCACCGCTTATCATTATCGGGAATCTCATTGGGAATCGTGGACCATTCTTCTATTCGCAAGAGCGGGTCGGAAGAAACGGAAAACCTTTCAGGATCATTAAACTCCGCACCATGGTAGTCGATGCCGAAAAACACGGCGCTCAATACGCTACGGCTAAA encodes:
- a CDS encoding sugar transferase, coding for MTKKSNIHFDISERKVLLRILDILCVLALLYGVGLVFDFDYFIINSEHWFWSIVLAIYLTVFATIFELYDLQKASNFEVVVKNIILTSSVTVLFYLLTPFFSPELPENRIQIVYFYLAINIALFLWRYAYISLIATPRFFKRVLLVSDASEVEVVASVLHKVDPNYKVIGFVNTDTKAYKPLEIGSLEEFQGKDLKQAVTDHFISEIVVCTPQAKGIKRGIYNELIELLESGFPIREYTQVYEELSKRVPVQHVDKDFYRYFPFSRSNQNKLYLFFHRVLDLLFSTIGLLFGVLISPLIIIGNLIGNRGPFFYSQERVGRNGKPFRIIKLRTMVVDAEKHGAQYATAKDARITRFGNFLRKTRFDEIPQFLNVIKGDMSVIGPRPERPVFVEELSEIIPFYEIRHIVKPGVTGWAQVNAKYGASHADALEKLQYDLYYIKRRSLFLDISIVIKTLSTIIFYRGQ